The genomic region CAATTCGTGCACCTAAAATACACGATGCGCTTGTCGAATCCCGAAAGATCCGATCACTGGTTCGTCGGAGTCGATCAAGTGTAACGCAGCAGTCGAAGCGATCAACCAGTTCGATCAATTTCAATCAACTGTCTGGCACCTCCGCAGACGCAACTTGACTTGAAAGCACGCCAACATCAAAGGATCGTACGAGACGTTTCGTTACGATGACGTCAGGCGACCAGTTTCAAGAGCGCCATTTTCGGACGTCCAGCAAGAGTTGCATTCGGTGTGACACGCCACTGTTCGCCAGTGTCCagagttgttgtttgtttttttgtggccCTCGTTGTCCACGGTGTGGGAGAACTTGTTCCGACTCCGAAGTGCTGGATGTCACTTTTCCTTCTCCATTCTCCGGTGCTTTGCCGTGCGCGTTTCTCGCTGCGATACACAACATTCTTTTCGATTTGTCATCGAAAAATGTCTGAATGTCATATCAATTTATTGTCGACGGGTTCTTTGAGTttccaaatggaaaaaagaacgCCGAAGAAGTGAAACCAAAGCCCAAAAAGCAGCAACGTTTCTGAACGATCCCTTAATTTCTGCGTCATTCCGATCGGGTTGAATAATGATCGCTGTGCGCGGGCGTCTTGTCGGTAGCCGATTGAAGTCGTCAAGAATACGCGAAAAAGTTATCCCGAAGACGCTGAAGACGATGAAAACGTGTGACCGCTGCGTTCTTCTGCGACGAATGGCCAATTACTTTTACCCTCTCCATCGGCGGACAAAAGAGACGCAATAAAAAGACTCCCACGGCGTGTTCATAGATGTGCTACTAATGTATCCaccttttccccccttttaGAATCCCGTTAAGATCCCTAATGCGCTAACTAATTGCAGCGCCGTGGTGCAAAGACCGCCAGAGGGCCATTTGTTGGTTTTCCGAAGAATTTTTCCTGCCAACTTTTTCCCGGCCCGCAAAGATTAGAGAAACAACGGAGTCGAAAACAGAATCCACCACCCAACATGATCATCATGATGGTGCACCGATCGGGGTCATCGATATGCGCAACACCCATACGAGCGTAcgattatgtttttctttcgtttctccACTGGATGGCCGCAGTTCCtcgcacccccccccccccctcccccccccacccaACCCCCGGGCGCTCGTTCAACAACATGCATAGACATGTTTTCCTTTACGACTCTCCGTGAGGCAGCATTGATCCGCGAGCAGATGTTTTAGTGACTCCTCCACCGTGTTGGTGGAGTGCCATGTTTCAACACGATCCCACCCCACTGCCCCTCCTGCGCGAATCGCCGCAGGAAGTGCATTTTTATTACCCCGTGTCTATTTATCGACTCGTTTCATGATCCCATAAAAGCGAAGCCTTCGATCATCCTAAGCCACCGTTCACCGATGCATGTATTAATATCTGGCAGCGGGAAATAATCCGGTGCACTCTGGGAGGAGATATTGATACTCGATGAACATAATTCCGGTATAATAAGCTCGTTAAGTAGCGCCCGTTGCTTAAGTCGCCGGTTCGATATCAGCGAaaggcaaaaacgaaaaaaaaaaactatacaaGAAGGAAAAGATCTTTTAAATCCGTTAACGATCTAGCGATCGTGCCACTTGCCACATTTGTGTCCTAAAAGGTTCTCCCGGGGGTGTGTGGGGGGGGTTTAAACATTTCGCACTGAGCGATGGCGAGCTGGCGCAAACCGTGGCGTTTCCATTCGTGGCCGATGAATGGACGGCGATAAATCAGAACTCCATCAGATCGGGAGAAAGATACTATCGCCATCCAGCGCTCCCCCTCCATGGCAGCCTGTGTGCTGGGCGGGTGGCCGACCGGAAAAAGggcgggtgaaaaaaaaatcccaacccGCGTGTGACAGATGGTGCCGCGCGCGCgttgtaattaattaaatcttGATATGAAGATTTGAGGTTTCCCCTTTTGGCCGCGGGGTGGGAGGGGGTAAGAAAAAGACGGGCTGAAGAAATGGAACGCAACGGCGGCGTCACGCCAACACATCGCCCGCGCGTCTCGTGATTTTCATATCGGTCCAGCGGATCGTTGTGGTTCCTAGGATTACACCTCCACAGTTCCTAGCTCCCTCCGTAGCCCGCCCGATCGGCCCAGGCTCTGGCAtgacaatttatttctttattttatctaATAAATCCCTCGCTCCCACAACGTCCCCTTGCCCTCCCCCCAAGGGGCCGGGTTCCAGCCGGGTCGATGTCCAATCGGGGGTCGATCGGGCACCGCTAAATGCTTCTAAAAAGCCCATCTTCCCTTTCATCTTGCGACCCCTTGGGTCCGGATCGCCCCGCCGGAGCCGATGCCGCCGACTCCCGATCATCAGAGCGATAAACGGGAGATCTTTTCTGTTCGCGCCTCTCGACCTCCCGCGAATCCGAGATGAGATCATTCCGTCCGGAGCTGGAACCAAGGcgggtttagttttttttttttttcgcacatctgtaataaaaatggcaaatcgtgggggggggggggggggaactgaaacgaaaaaaaaggcgacgatggaaaataaagaatGTGGTGATAGATATTGTTATTTCGATCAATTCTCGGGTAGTCGGAGCACCAAATCCGATAGCATTGGGGCCAGTCTCGCACCTTAAAAGGGAGGACAGATTgtggagataaaaaaaaaaccgacgcAGTTCGCAGACAGTCGAAGCTGGATAATGTAGCATCGAAAAGGTCCGAATTTTATCCTTTGTTTTTTCAGGATTTTACTTCggatttttcgatcattttTAACCACTTTTCCACTTTTGTAGCGTGTACATTTGTGAGAAAGAATTGTAGTAATATTAAAGAACCGAGGAAACATCTTGTGTATTATCGTGAGATACTGAATTTTAATTACACCCGCCAGAACAGGTTGACAGCTCAAGTCGACCAGTCCTAGATGGCGACAATCAAATGAATCCATGGtacatcctttttttattctaaattAAATAAGTATCCTACTTCAAGTACAATTcaagtacaaaaaaaagttatatgtTTTTAACCATTATAACAAAACCATCTAATGATCATTTGAGTATACGAAGGAACGTATCGGCAATTTAGGGCGAGTGAAACATCAGCCTAAAGTCCTGCCAAAAACCAAGAACGACTTTGCGGGAAGTTAACTTAATTATAATGCCATTTGGGACCGCGGTAAACAAAAACCGCCATTTAGGTTGAGCACCGGTCAAACCTCGTCCGGCCGGTGCCGGGGTTGATTAGGAGTCCGATTGAGTCCCctgtgtttcgttttatttatgtgTGTTTTCTGCCATTTGCGGCGGACAGCTTGTGCATGTTAAATTCCGCTCGCGAAGCGGGAAGAGCGATTCGCTAacgaatttaaatatatttaaagtGGATAAGCCGGCAAGCGAAGTGTGGCCAGCGTGTAATGTGCTTTCGGTTTCCATTCCTTTCGTTGCAGAATTCTTCGAGCAGCTGCTGGGCGAATCGAAGCACGAATTTCACGCCATGTTCAAGCGCACGTACGGCACGATCTACGAGCAGAACTCGTACGTCTTCGCCGATCTgttcgccgagctggagcGCTACTACGCGCACGGCAAGGTGGACCTGTCCGAGACGATGGATCACTTCTTCAACATACTGTTCCAGAAGATGTTCACCGTGCTGAACGCGCAGTACACGTTCGATACCAAGTGAGTGTGGGCACGCCGCTGCGCCGTGGTAATCAGTTTACTAATTTACTACattcttttcggtttttttcttttgcctgtGTAGATACCTTGGCTGCGTTAGCGAACACATGAAGGAGCTGAAACCGTTCGGGGACGTGCCGGACAAGCTGTCGGTGCAGATCAAGCGATCGTTCGTCGCGACACGAACGTACGCCCAGGCGCTAGCGTCGGCGGCCGAGGCGGCCAAGAACATGATCAACGTACGTTTGCCTGGCGAGCAAAACCGTCACcgtcaccgccaccgccagctTCCTGTCGACCCGGTAGCTAATCTTCCCGCGCTTCTCCCAACCCCATTTACAGGTCCGCTTATCGGCCGAATGTACGGCCGCCCTCACCCGGATGAGCACGTGCAACGTTTGCGCGGGGCAGACGAAGAAACCGTGCGCCCCGTACTGTGTCAACGTGATGAGGGGCTGCCTGCAGGGCTACGACGAGGTCAGCACCGAGTGGGACACGTTCGTCGGCAAGATGGAGCGCATCTCCGAGCGGCTGCTCGGTCCGTTCAATATCGTCATGGTGGTGGAACCGATCGATATAAAAATCTCCGAGGCGATCATGAACTTCCAGGTAcgtgtttttttaattgttaagCCCTCgattggattatttttctttttaaaaaatgtattttgtttgtgttcctcaATTATCGTCTAATTTAATATGACAAACTGTAAAATCCAACCGTGTGCTATAATAAATTATCTTGTTCAATTGTAGGAGAACGGCAAAGACATATCGGATCGCATTTTCCAGGGCTGTGGTCAGCCGGCCCTTGGCCGTATGCGACGCTCGCTCGAGGAAGGCCTACCGAACGGATCCCCACAGCTGATCACCACGATGAGtggccaacagcagcagcagcagcttcagcCACAGCAGCTAACACTGGTCGACCGGGCTACGATGACGCTGCCCACCGGCAGCGACTCCTTCGAAACCGACGCTCAGTTCACGTTCGAGGGTGACGAGGGTGAAGTACAGGACGACGGTGCCGTCGATCAGAAGCATATCAGCAAACGGGCGGCCAGCAACGGTGGCAGCAGTACCGCCGACTCCACCAGCAAGGAGCTCAAGTACGAACCGATGCAGTTCTCCGACGGTGACGTACAGTTTACGAACAGCAACGGACCGCCGGTGTCCGGTTCGTCGTCCCACCATGGAAGCGCGGGCGGTggaggcggtggcggtggacgGGCGAACCGTCGCAAGAACAAAAACGGCCGCAAGCAGACGGCGGACGACGAGCAGGAAAATCAGGAACCGATGCTGGACCGCCTGGTGAAGGACATTCGGCAGAAGGTGCGCGATTCGAAACGGTTCTGGGCGCAGTTGCCGTACATGCTGTGTAACAACGAGGAAATCGCAGAGCAGCCCCCGAACGATGTCAGCTGCTGGAATGGGACGACGGTCGACCGGTAGGTCCCCAAAACCATGTGGGCTTTGATAAACCTGTTTTGACATTCGCTGTTTATCGTTGTTTCAGATACCAACCAACGATAGTTTCCGGTGAAGCGGAGAGCAATCCGGAATTCCCGACTAAACCCCTCCAGGCGCGCCCGAGTACGAtcgtgcagcagcagctgtaCGTCCTGCGTACGGCCATTAGCCACCTTGGCAACGCGTACATTGGACACGACGTCGAGTGGACCGATCAGGGTAAGTTAAAAATAGGCGATCTGTTGTAAAAGTTTTGTACTTTCGTATTTCCTCCCAAATAATTTGCAAatttctttcttccctttgCAGAGGATGGCTACTATGGCAGCGGTTCCGGCCATGGCGGTGGCATCGACTACGACGACGTCGAAGGTTCCGGCGTGGGGCTCTGGGAGATTGACGTCCGAAACGCTGGCCGCCCACCCGGCGTGATCGATGGGGTCCCGCCAAAGATCAGTCACGACGGTGGCGCGAACTTTGGTGGCAGCAGTGCCGGTTTCCCTACCGATGGTAACGTCGGCCACGGTTCGACTACGAACGAGCTCGACTACACGGAGGGCGGGTCCCATTCCGGGCTGCCGGGTGGTGGCTCCAGTACGGGTGCTTCGGGCGGGGCAGGTGGCACGAGTTCT from Anopheles coustani chromosome 3, idAnoCousDA_361_x.2, whole genome shotgun sequence harbors:
- the LOC131262122 gene encoding glypican-4, which gives rise to MSMTHSDQHHHHQARRRTMKVTVARNLLLLLAGCLPALLVSPAGVAASAIPAASFPSTNGIANSASADGGGHRRAASCVAVHPILKRRGVDPIDMPIDPIPDLTLRHCEVPPGGGTCCTQMTEHKLALHAKTTLERNTKDNISKLSSVLGARAQRFNEFFEQLLGESKHEFHAMFKRTYGTIYEQNSYVFADLFAELERYYAHGKVDLSETMDHFFNILFQKMFTVLNAQYTFDTKYLGCVSEHMKELKPFGDVPDKLSVQIKRSFVATRTYAQALASAAEAAKNMINVRLSAECTAALTRMSTCNVCAGQTKKPCAPYCVNVMRGCLQGYDEVSTEWDTFVGKMERISERLLGPFNIVMVVEPIDIKISEAIMNFQENGKDISDRIFQGCGQPALGRMRRSLEEGLPNGSPQLITTMSGQQQQQQLQPQQLTLVDRATMTLPTGSDSFETDAQFTFEGDEGEVQDDGAVDQKHISKRAASNGGSSTADSTSKELKYEPMQFSDGDVQFTNSNGPPVSGSSSHHGSAGGGGGGGGRANRRKNKNGRKQTADDEQENQEPMLDRLVKDIRQKVRDSKRFWAQLPYMLCNNEEIAEQPPNDVSCWNGTTVDRYQPTIVSGEAESNPEFPTKPLQARPSTIVQQQLYVLRTAISHLGNAYIGHDVEWTDQEDGYYGSGSGHGGGIDYDDVEGSGVGLWEIDVRNAGRPPGVIDGVPPKISHDGGANFGGSSAGFPTDGNVGHGSTTNELDYTEGGSHSGLPGGGSSTGASGGAGGTSSAGGSHNMPVMSIERALLQFFLPIVMAWFGGLFADLL